The proteins below are encoded in one region of Winogradskyella helgolandensis:
- a CDS encoding SGNH/GDSL hydrolase family protein — MNRLAETFFYGLFMILTCCTSETINSIEEEDDIIEDIIEDEEEELTDPQTYNILALGDSYTIGQSVCNTCRFPEQLKSELITEFSVDDTFNLDIIAQTGWTTTNLTNAITIENPENNHDLVTLLIGVNNQYQGKPFSLYETEFPALVSKAIQLAKNDKDNVIVVSIPDYAFTPFGQNSSNSGTISEQINQYNTFAENYCNQQNITFVNITDITREGLNNPNLVASDGLHPSSLAYSLFVDRLLPIAIEKIE, encoded by the coding sequence ATGAATAGATTAGCTGAAACATTTTTTTACGGATTATTTATGATTCTCACGTGCTGCACCAGCGAGACTATTAATTCAATAGAAGAAGAGGACGATATTATAGAAGACATTATTGAGGACGAAGAAGAGGAACTAACCGATCCACAAACCTATAACATTCTTGCTCTCGGTGACAGTTACACCATTGGACAAAGCGTTTGCAACACCTGTCGTTTTCCAGAGCAATTAAAATCCGAGTTAATAACTGAATTTTCAGTAGACGATACTTTTAACCTTGATATCATTGCGCAGACAGGTTGGACGACAACAAATCTAACTAATGCAATAACAATTGAAAACCCTGAAAACAATCATGATTTAGTCACACTTTTAATCGGTGTTAACAATCAATACCAAGGCAAACCATTTTCATTATATGAAACTGAGTTTCCTGCTTTAGTTTCAAAAGCGATTCAATTGGCTAAAAACGATAAAGATAATGTAATTGTGGTTTCTATTCCAGATTATGCATTTACACCATTTGGTCAAAATAGTAGTAATTCGGGAACCATTTCAGAACAAATAAATCAATACAATACGTTTGCTGAAAATTATTGTAATCAGCAAAATATAACATTTGTAAATATTACGGATATTACACGGGAAGGCTTAAATAATCCTAATCTAGTTGCATCAGACGGTTTACATCCATCATCACTGGCTTACTCATTATTTGTAGATCGTTTACTTCCCATTGCTATTGAAAAAATTGAATAA
- a CDS encoding tRNA1(Val) (adenine(37)-N6)-methyltransferase, with protein MNKPFQFKQFTVNQNRCAMKIGTDGVLLGAWASVDKNPFSVLDIGAGTGVLSLMIAQRSSAETIEALEIDADAFEQCAENFENAPWADRLFCYHASLLEFVEEMDDEYDLIICNPPFYSEDYKTDNKSRDLARFNDAMPFEHLIYAVANLLSTDGLFSVVIPYKEEVKFTELALKAGLYLNRALHVKGNPQSEIKRSLLEFSFKQQEVKTSELIIETARHQYTEDYINLTKDFYLKM; from the coding sequence ATGAATAAGCCATTTCAATTCAAACAATTCACAGTCAACCAAAACCGTTGCGCTATGAAAATTGGCACAGACGGTGTATTACTTGGCGCATGGGCTTCAGTTGATAAAAATCCATTTTCGGTTTTAGATATTGGTGCAGGCACTGGAGTTTTAAGTCTAATGATAGCACAACGTAGCAGCGCTGAAACTATTGAAGCCTTAGAAATTGATGCAGATGCATTTGAACAATGTGCCGAAAATTTTGAAAATGCGCCTTGGGCAGATCGCCTGTTTTGCTACCATGCATCATTATTAGAATTTGTTGAAGAAATGGATGACGAATACGACCTTATTATTTGTAATCCACCTTTCTACTCAGAAGACTATAAAACAGACAACAAATCTCGGGATTTAGCACGTTTTAATGACGCCATGCCGTTTGAGCATTTAATTTATGCTGTGGCTAATTTACTTTCAACCGATGGTCTTTTCTCCGTTGTGATCCCTTATAAAGAAGAGGTTAAATTCACAGAATTAGCTTTAAAAGCTGGTTTATATCTTAATCGCGCTCTTCATGTTAAAGGAAATCCTCAATCTGAGATTAAACGCAGCTTACTAGAATTTAGTTTCAAGCAACAAGAAGTTAAAACTTCAGAATTAATTATAGAAACTGCTCGTCATCAATACACAGAAGACTACATTAATCTCACCAAAGATTTTTATTTGAAAATGTAA
- a CDS encoding acyl-CoA dehydrogenase family protein: MKPDLFEAPDYYNLDELLTEEHKLVRDAARAWVKRDVSPIIEEYAQKAEFPKQIINGLAEIGAFGPYIPEEYGGAGLDQISYGLIMQEIERGDSGVRSTASVQSSLVMYPIWKYGNEEQRNKYLPKLASGEWMGSFGLTEPDHGSNPGAMVTNFKDMGDHYLLNGAKMWISNAPFCDVAVVWAKDETGRIHGLVVERGMEGFSTPETHNKWSLRASSTGELIFDNVKVPKENLLPNKSGLGAPLGCLDSARFGIAWGAIGAAMDCYDTALRYSKERMQFGKPIGQFQLQQKKLAEMITEITKAQLLAWRLGVMREAGTATSAQISMAKRNNVEMAITIARDARQMLGGMGISGEYSIMRHSMNLESVITYEGTHDIHLLITGLDITGLNAFK, encoded by the coding sequence ATGAAACCAGATTTATTCGAAGCACCAGATTATTACAACCTTGATGAATTGCTAACGGAAGAGCATAAATTAGTGCGAGATGCTGCAAGAGCATGGGTAAAACGCGATGTCTCTCCTATCATTGAAGAGTATGCTCAGAAAGCAGAATTCCCTAAACAAATTATAAATGGTTTAGCTGAAATTGGAGCTTTTGGGCCATACATTCCTGAAGAATATGGTGGAGCTGGCTTAGATCAAATTTCTTATGGTTTAATAATGCAAGAAATTGAACGCGGAGATTCTGGCGTAAGAAGTACTGCATCTGTTCAATCGTCTTTAGTTATGTATCCTATTTGGAAATATGGCAACGAAGAACAGCGAAATAAATATTTACCAAAATTGGCTTCTGGTGAATGGATGGGGTCATTCGGACTAACAGAACCAGATCATGGTTCTAATCCTGGAGCTATGGTAACTAATTTTAAAGATATGGGAGATCATTATCTTTTAAATGGTGCAAAAATGTGGATTTCTAATGCTCCTTTTTGCGATGTTGCTGTCGTTTGGGCAAAAGATGAAACCGGACGAATACATGGATTAGTTGTAGAACGTGGTATGGAAGGTTTTTCTACACCAGAAACACATAACAAATGGTCACTTAGAGCATCTTCTACTGGAGAGCTTATTTTTGACAATGTAAAAGTCCCAAAAGAAAACTTATTACCTAATAAATCTGGATTAGGAGCGCCATTAGGCTGTTTAGATTCCGCACGTTTTGGTATTGCTTGGGGAGCGATTGGTGCTGCAATGGATTGTTACGATACAGCATTGCGTTACAGTAAAGAACGTATGCAATTTGGAAAACCCATTGGACAATTTCAACTACAACAAAAGAAGTTAGCGGAGATGATTACCGAAATCACTAAAGCACAATTATTAGCTTGGCGACTTGGCGTGATGCGAGAAGCAGGCACTGCAACTTCAGCACAAATATCAATGGCAAAGCGTAATAATGTAGAAATGGCTATTACTATTGCACGTGACGCTAGACAAATGCTAGGTGGTATGGGAATATCTGGAGAATACAGCATTATGCGTCATTCTATGAACCTCGAAAGTGTAATTACTTATGAAGGAACTCACGATATACATCTGCTTATCACAGGCTTAGATATCACTGGCTTAAATGCTTTTAAATAG
- a CDS encoding metallophosphoesterase family protein, translated as MSSKTRLDRAYNTAKRLKFDDTSKIILFSDCHRGDNSFADDFANNRNIYFHALRHYFLEGFSYCELGDGDELWENLSFESIFSAHKNVYMLMKQFHDENRLHMIWGNHDMVYRDPKYVEKHLNTFFDPKTGNDEDLFCDIKYHEGIILEHSDTNQELFLTHGHQADWWNYLFWKWSRFMVRILWKPLNVMGIADPTSPAKNYTELIKIEKRTKRWIIENNNLITIVGHTHRPRFPEPGDIAYFNDGSCVHPRSITGLEIENGEISLIKWQIITSEDGNLKIDRFLLEGPTKLADYKTE; from the coding sequence ATGTCCTCAAAAACGAGATTAGATCGCGCTTACAATACTGCCAAACGTCTTAAGTTTGACGATACTTCAAAGATTATTTTATTTAGCGATTGTCACAGAGGAGATAATAGTTTTGCAGATGATTTTGCCAATAACCGAAATATTTATTTTCATGCCCTAAGACATTATTTTCTAGAAGGTTTTAGCTATTGTGAACTTGGAGATGGTGATGAGCTTTGGGAGAATCTATCTTTTGAGTCTATATTCAGTGCGCACAAAAACGTGTATATGTTGATGAAGCAATTTCATGATGAAAACCGTTTGCACATGATTTGGGGTAATCATGACATGGTGTATCGTGACCCAAAATATGTAGAAAAACATTTGAATACTTTTTTCGATCCAAAAACAGGTAATGATGAAGATTTATTTTGTGATATTAAATACCATGAAGGCATTATTTTAGAACATTCAGACACCAATCAAGAGTTATTTTTAACCCATGGTCATCAAGCCGATTGGTGGAATTATCTATTTTGGAAATGGAGCCGGTTTATGGTTCGTATCCTATGGAAACCGTTGAATGTTATGGGAATTGCAGATCCTACAAGTCCGGCTAAAAATTATACAGAACTCATTAAAATAGAAAAAAGAACCAAACGCTGGATTATTGAAAACAACAATTTAATCACCATTGTTGGCCATACACACCGACCGCGTTTTCCAGAACCTGGAGATATTGCTTATTTTAATGATGGCAGTTGTGTTCACCCAAGAAGTATTACTGGACTTGAAATTGAAAATGGTGAGATTTCATTAATTAAATGGCAAATTATAACGTCTGAAGATGGTAATTTGAAAATTGATCGTTTTTTATTGGAAGGACCAACAAAGTTAGCTGATTATAAAACAGAGTAA